A single Amphiura filiformis chromosome 19, Afil_fr2py, whole genome shotgun sequence DNA region contains:
- the LOC140140785 gene encoding uncharacterized protein: MRSVTVFRLGVQEAKSPEHSHRPDIFMAEISMVINVSRLVSTEEYVLVITYVTAEMVTLAIIVNFHHCHPNPCQNGGTCINEADNYRCVCPFGVWAGPNCTIRVHRHWMK, translated from the exons ATGCGCAGCGTGACTGTCTTTCGGCTTGGTGTCCAGGAGGCGAAGAGCCCGGAACAcagtcatcgccccgatatcttcatggcagaaatctcCATG GTGATCAATGTGAGCCGCCTTGTCTCAACGGAGGAATATGTACTGGTGATAACCTATGTAACTGCAGAAATGGTTACGTTGGCGATTATTGTGAATTTC CATCACTGTCACCCAAATCCGTGCCAAAATGGCGGGACATGCATCAATGAAGCAGACAATTATAGATGTGTCTGTCCATTTGGTGTTTGGGCTGGACCAAATTGTACTATTC gAGTGCACCGTCACTGGATGAAGTAA